The sequence AGGAACTGCGCCGGCGGGCGAGCGAACTGCTCGCCGAGTACGGCGTGGAGGTTGACCCGACCACCCGCGCCGAGGACCTGACCGTCGAGCAGCGCCAGTTCGTGGAGATCGCCCGCGCGCTGTCCTTCGGCGCCCGGTTCATCATCCTGGACGAGCCCACCGCCAAGCTCGACGCCCGCGGCATCGAGAAACTCTTCGACAAGCTCGAGGACCTCCAGCGGCAGGGCGTGGCATTCCTGTTCATCTCGCACCACCTGCAGGAGGTCTACGAGCTCTGCTCGACCGTCACGGTCTACCGCGACGCCCGGCACATCGTCACCGCGCCCGTCGCCGAGCTGAACCAACACGCCCTGGTCGAGGCAATGACCGGCGAGAGCGCCCGCAGCACCGAGCCCTCCTGGTCCGTCGCCGGACGCGCGCGCGCGGACGGCGCTCCGCTGCTGGAGGTCACCGGTCTGAGCCTGGCCGGCGCATACCAGGACTTCTCACTGACCGCGCGGGCCGGCGAGGTCGTGGGCCTGGCCGGCGCCGCCGCCAGCGGCAACGTCCGGCTCGGCGAAACCCTCGCCGGTCTGCACCGCCCGCAGGCCGGGACGGTCGCCGTCGCAGGGCGAGCGGTGCGCACCGGCAAGGTCCCCGCCGCTCTCGCCGCCGGAATCGGCTTCGTTCCCGAGGACCGGCACATCCAGGGCCTGATCCCCCCACGCAGCGTCGCCGAGAACGCCACCCTGACCGTCGCCGACCAGCTCGGCCCGTTCGGTACGGTGCTGCCCTCGCGCACCCGGTCCTTCGCCCAGCGGATGATCAACGACCTGGACATCAAGACACCGAGCGCCGCCACCCCGGTGTCCGCACTGTCCGGCGGCAACCAGCAGAAGGTCGTCATCGCCCGGGCGCTGGCCACCGCGCCGCAGGTCCTGGTCGCCATCCGGCCGACCAACGGCGTGGACATCAAGTCCAAGGAGTCCCTG comes from Streptomyces sp. TLI_053 and encodes:
- a CDS encoding sugar ABC transporter ATP-binding protein, with the translated sequence MADPSPVRGPVVEADGISKRFGATVALSEARITVDPGESHALVGRNGAGKSTLVSILTGLQSPDTGTLRFNGEPAPAPEDTHAWRSRVACVYQRSTIIPALTVAENLFLDRQSTGALRPISWKELRRRASELLAEYGVEVDPTTRAEDLTVEQRQFVEIARALSFGARFIILDEPTAKLDARGIEKLFDKLEDLQRQGVAFLFISHHLQEVYELCSTVTVYRDARHIVTAPVAELNQHALVEAMTGESARSTEPSWSVAGRARADGAPLLEVTGLSLAGAYQDFSLTARAGEVVGLAGAAASGNVRLGETLAGLHRPQAGTVAVAGRAVRTGKVPAALAAGIGFVPEDRHIQGLIPPRSVAENATLTVADQLGPFGTVLPSRTRSFAQRMINDLDIKTPSAATPVSALSGGNQQKVVIARALATAPQVLVAIRPTNGVDIKSKESLLGTVRDAADNGKTAVIVSDELDDLRVCDRVLAMFRGRVVAEFPYGWSDEQLVAAMEGMSGPTDTKESDVSHH